In Phyllostomus discolor isolate MPI-MPIP mPhyDis1 chromosome 2, mPhyDis1.pri.v3, whole genome shotgun sequence, the following are encoded in one genomic region:
- the SIAH2 gene encoding E3 ubiquitin-protein ligase SIAH2 yields the protein MSRPSSTGPSANKPCSKQPPPQPQHAPSPAAPSVAATISAAGPGSSAVPAAAAVISGPGGSGGAGPVSPQHHELTSVFECPVCFDYVLPPILQCQAGHLVCNQCRQKLSCCPTCRGALTPSIRNLAMEKVASAVLFPCKYATTGCSLTLHHTEKPEHEDICEYRPYSCPCPGASCKWQGSLEAVMSHLMHAHKSITTLQGEDIVFLATDINLPGAVDWVMMQSCFGHHFMLVLEKQEKYEGHQQFFAIVLLIGTRKQAENFAYRLELNGNRRRLTWEATPRSIHDGVAAAIMNSDCLVFDTAIAHLFADNGNLGINVTISTCCP from the exons ATGAGCCGCCCGTCCTCCACCGGCCCCAGCGCTAACAAACCCTGCAGCAAGCAGCCGCCACCTCAGCCCCAGCACGCCCCGTCCCCGGCTGCGCCCTCCGTCGCCGCCACCATCTCGGCTGCGGGCCCCGGCTCGTCCGCGGTGCCCGCCGCGGCAGCGGTGATCTCCGGCCCCGGCGGCAGCGGCGGGGCTGGCCCCGTGTCCCCGCAGCACCACGAGCTGACCTCGGTCTTCGAGTGCCCGGTCTGTTTTGACTATGTCCTGCCCCCCATCCTGCAGTGCCAGGCCGGGCACCTGGTGTGTAACCAATGCCGCCAGAAGTTGAGCTGCTGCCCGACGTGCAGGGGAGCCCTGACGCCCAGTATCAGGAACCTTGCTATGGAGAAGGTGGCCTCGGCGGTCCTGTTTCCCTGCAAG TATGCCACCACAGGCTGCTCCCTGACCCTGCACCATACGGAGAAGCCAGAACACGAAGACATCTGTGAATACCGCCCCTACTCCTGCCCTTGTCCTGGTGCTTCCTGCAAGTGGCAGGGGTCCCTGGAAGCCGTGATGTCCCATCTTATGCACGCCCACAAGAGCATTACCACCCTTCAGGGAGAAGACATCGTCTTTCTAGCTACAGACATTAACCTGCCGGGGGCTGTCGACTGGGTGATGATGCAGTCCTGTTTTGGCCATCACTTCATGCTGGTGCTGGAGAAACAAGAGAAGTACGAGGGCCACCAGCAGTTCTTTGCCATCGTCCTGCTCATCGGCACCCGCAAGCAGGCTGAGAACTTTGCCTACAGACTGGAGTTGAACGGGAACCGGCGGAGACTGACCTGGGAGGCCACACCCCGGTCCATCCATGACGGTGTGGCCGCAGCCATCATGAACAGTGACTGCCTGGTTTTTGACACAGCCATAGCACATCTTTTTGCGGATAATGGGAACCTTGGAATCAACGTGACTATTTCGACATGTTGTCCATGA